AGAACCAATTCTACTAACAATATTAAAAGGGGTtcaatttaaatattgttttcaaacTTGATTATCATCAATAACTAATGAAAAACAGAATGCAAAATCGTCGGCGCAATACCTCACGGTTCAGAATAAAACAATAATAGCATTGTGATGGCCAAAATACATTTCAAGTTTTGTAGTTAATTCTTTTACTAACCTTTCTTCATCTTACTAATGTacttaaataagaaaaatagacCGCAGAAATGAAAATGAAACTGAAAATCTCCTTATAATACACacaagattaaaattttaagaaagcTAAAAAACAAAAGGAAGTAGAAACTAGTAAATAAAGTTCAGTTACAGAAAAAACTAGTAAAAAAGTTATTAACCAAAATGACATAACATGACTACATGAGCATTTCATCAAACCTGTTAATTGTCTACATGATGACTCAAGTCAAGTCACATAAAATCAGTTTTGCAGCTTCATACTATTTACCGAAATACCCTCTACTTTCTTCGGTCATCACCTTCTTTCTCCACTCTGTTCATAGCCAGATCAGTCCACGggacaccaccaccacctcctccattACCCGCTTCGCTCCTCCTTAAACCCATACCCGTATCCCAACCCGACCCGTCGAGAACGATCCCGCCTAGACCCAACTGCATATTCGACGCCAAAAGCGAGCTGAAACTTCCACCACCGACCATCTCCATACCTTTCACGTCTTGGTCTCCGATAGGAAACCCGTACAGCATCCGGGTCGGATCCGTATCCGGTTTGGACCCGGTTTGTGAACTAAGATCAGGATCGGTGTTCTTGGTCTTCTTGTTGCTGTtggaggaaggagaagaagcagggGATGATGAGGTCGATCGCTTTGCGTTCTTGCGAGTACCGCCACCGACGGGGACGTTACGGAGAGCCCCGCCTTTGGTCCAGTAACGACGGCAGCTTTTGCAAAAGTGACGGGGCTGTGACAGGTTGTAGTTGTTGTAGTAACAGAATTTTGTGTTTGGTGAGTCACAGCGAGGACACTTTAGCTCTTCTTGAACCGGAAACtccggttgttgttgttgttgtttcgcCATCATCGACTGGTAATAAGCTGCTGGATCctgcatttctttttttttctttttttttataaaattcccaaaatagaaaaaaaaaagaattttggaGATGGTAGATTGCAGTTTCAGACTGGTTGAAGAGTTAGAGAAGAGAGAGTGATGGAGTTCGAGGTTTTATAGAGAGAAAGTGATTCTTGACACATAAATAAGACAAAAGtaacactctctctctctacagaGAGAAATGGAGCGGAGCAGAGCAGAGAGAGGACGAGAAGACAAGTTTGTGAGCTGTGGTGCGTGACCAGTCTTATAGGGCAACCCCAAATACGAAGATTAGTGGCTTCTGTAatcttcttccttttgaattttgattattgttttgtgattaattattaatttgtatTCGTTTTATAATTAGATGACAAGAGCGTGGTGTTGAAAATTCACATTGACTTGTTCACTTCTTCCAACTAATATCATCATGTAGTTGTTTTTGTTTGATGTCATTTTGTCGGAGGGATATTcaataatttgaatttttttagagAATTTGGCTAAAGATATAAACTGAAATCTCATTTGTCCCACTAAACGttacataatttaattataagatttaatttatattattataaatcccattttaaatttcgaaacTTCACTTTTATAATCAATCTTAAAAAGGATTTATTCagttcaaattttatttttgaacctcttaattttatttttttaaattccacCAAATAAACATGTGTTTTAAGTAATTGCAATTTAATCTCATTTATTTAAGTAAGTGCAATTCA
The window above is part of the Raphanus sativus cultivar WK10039 unplaced genomic scaffold, ASM80110v3 Scaffold0265, whole genome shotgun sequence genome. Proteins encoded here:
- the LOC108830493 gene encoding dof zinc finger protein DOF3.1; the encoded protein is MQDPAAYYQSMMAKQQQQQPEFPVQEELKCPRCDSPNTKFCYYNNYNLSQPRHFCKSCRRYWTKGGALRNVPVGGGTRKNAKRSTSSSPASSPSSNSNKKTKNTDPDLSSQTGSKPDTDPTRMLYGFPIGDQDVKGMEMVGGGSFSSLLASNMQLGLGGIVLDGSGWDTGMGLRRSEAGNGGGGGGVPWTDLAMNRVEKEGDDRRK